AAGTCTCTTTAAGCAAAGCAATGGAAACTGCTCAAGATTGAGCCTTGAGTCCTTAATAAGCCCTCAGGAAACAGACCTGAAGCTCAGCTTCCTTCTACTGATCACAGAGGCATTAAGAGGCCATaagtagtatttttatttttgaagcatcTAAGGAATCTGGGATACTAAGAAACTTTGAAAGCAGATGGGCAAGTCCCTTCACCCCATCACTGGCTTCAGGAAACCTCAACCTTCAAAGCCCTGAGGCTTAAAGTGTTGGAGACACTAAGCAAGCACTGCGCAATCATAATTAGCCACTTACATGCACATCAATTTTGCCTGCACCCTCCCATGGCAGACAAACTGCCCTACTTATAAAATAACCCTTAAGTGATCTGCCAGAGGCAATAAAGCCAGTCAGGGCCAGAACTGGATTAAGGATCTAGGGATTTCCAGTCCCCTGAAATACCCGTTAAACTATATCGCCCTGGTCTGTTGCCAACTATTAGGAAATTACCCTAGCAAGGAGCATTCCAAAGAGAACTTGCAGACAGGCTCAAGCTCTCCTACAAACCGTATTAACTAAATGGCCAGTTTGGCTAGGGAACAATGTTATAAATACTTAAGCTACAAATTAAGAGCGTGTTTGAGAGTTGTGCTGTCAAGCTAGTTGTCATCTTAGCTGTAGCATCACCAGTACATGAGCTTATTTCATAACTAAAACCTGCAAATCCCACCCAGTGACCTATATTTGAAGTGTGGGTCTCCGGGAAAGTTACTGACTGTCCCTTGAAATTTGCCAGAATCAAGTTAGTCCGTATGTATTTTAGGACGTGGGACCAGACGTCTGCTGCAAGGCCCGGCTCACAGCGCTGGAGGGTGGCCCAGCACCAGGGGCTCTCTTCCTCGGCTGGAAGCGAACCATGGTGCGTTCACTCTGCTTCTGGCCCCACAGGCGGGCAAGGCTCACCGCAGTTTGTCCCTCGCTGTCCGGGCCGAGAGCTCGCGCCCCGTAGCTAAGGAGCAGCTCGATGCAGTCACACTGGCCCGCGACAGCAGCGGCGTGAAGGGCAGTCCTTCCCAGCGGGGTTTTAGAATGCAAATCCACACCTGCGAAAAATCATACACAGTCCGGTGTGACAAGGCATACGAAAGGAGGTAATGCCACCTGCGGGCCACAATGCACAACTTTTTTCTGAAGGCAGATGCAGTTTGTTTTAGTCACATCTAATCAGTGGAATTAACAAACCTGTCTAGCGAACAAATGCTCCTGCCCTTAGCTCACACACAACTGGATATTCTTTGTTCCGTTCAGGGGCACATTGCTCGCTTCGCCGCAGCTAGGCGTTGCCAATTGCTGTTGTACCGGGAGCTCTCGCTTATTGGGAGATGACAATGTCCTTTAACAGGGACAGACTTTGAGGAGGCCAGGCTCCAGAACCAGGATTGCAGGGAGCACCGTCAGACAAGGTGGGATTTCCTCCTCAGCACTCACTTTCAGTGATAAAAAAAAGTGAGTAACAAATGTCCTTTCATTAACAAATGTCCTTTCATTCAGGACATCAAGTGAGCTCAGCCGATGCAAAGGACTGTCCATTGTGCAAATGCAGATTTCCGGGGAAAGGCGGCTTATTTAGttgcaaagcaacaaaaaaggccAAATGTCAGAGCCATAGAACTTGTGCTCACAACTCTTCTTGTATTTCAGTGGCTGATACAGCACTGCACAGGATTGATAAAAACTACGCATTTCTAGATAAgaaaatagcaataaataaatgagaCTCAAAGAGGGAAGTAAAAATCAGAAATCCTGTTTTCCAATTTCTCTAACACCAAAAGTCATTACACTTAGCAAGAACAGCAGTTTTTATTGTCTCCAAGTCTACATCAGAATTGAATACATTCTCCACCTCAAATACAAAATATGCAAGGCCATTTGGGTAAAATTCTATGGCCTGGGTAAGCAGGAAGGTGGTATGCTGTGCAGTTACAGCCAGATAAAAATTGTTCTGTCTAAGAATATTACCATGTCTCAGGAGGAACCTGGCAGTTTCAACATGACCTCTGTGGCTGGCAACAAACAGTGCCACGAAAGCTCGGTGTGCTACCCATTCCTTTTTCTGCTCTGGTCCCAGTAACTCTGCATGTGGCGTGGTGCCCGCAAAGTCCTCTGTAACTCCCAGATGGGCTAGCTGCAGaataaacacaaacattttagTGTCTTTCAAAAGAGTAGTCTGATTCTTTTTGCGTATCAGCAGTCTCATATCTTACTTAGGGGATGCCTGCACACTGCATAAATCACTCCCCAATCAACGAAGTAATACCTGCTTGTTTCTTCTGCCCCATCTTGACTCCCAACTATCTAATGATGTTTATTCATAGCCATCCCTTGGAGGGGACATTAATTCGGGTCCTTAGGAGCTAGGTGAGGCTTTGGGCCTTAATCCCAACAGACAACTCATAAACCTAAGTTGCCTCAGGAAACAGTCCTGTATCACATTCTTTTCCagaaggagctttttttttttgtaataaagttGAACACGTCAGTTCTAAAGTGTTGCTGAGAGGCCTCTTAGGAACAATTTTCAGGTGCCTCATGCTGCTGTTCTTCCTGAGAAACCATTTCCATGTTGGGCTACATCTTCCACAGTGCACCACGGTTTTCTCGTTTAGTAAGTGGAAGCACGTTATTAGAACAACTGTACCGTtatttcttgaaaagaaattttttccatttgaaaatcaACAGTGTCAACAAGCTTTCTATGGGGCTTTTATGCCAATACACCTTTCATTTCAAAGGACACCATTTGTCTTTGTGGCACATCCTTCTGTTTCCTGCTCTACACTGAGTAGGAAGAATCTTTAATACACAGGGAAATCAaaacatggagagaaaaaaaaacaaaaccaaaccccaaaacccaattTGCCCAATAACAAAACGCAAGCCATTTGTGGCACGAGGCAGAACAGCTGCTTGCCAGTGAACCGCAACACTACACAACAGTTAACAAAAGGAAGTGAAGAACCCTGTGGTACCCATTTGCAGTGGTTGGGGAAACACAGAGGAACAGAACGTGACTAGCCAGGTTGGAATTTGGCACCTTTATGAAAGGTGCCAAAGGATACTTCAGGACCACATCTGTTCAGGCCTGAAGGTTTACAGCACAAATCAGCTAGAGTACCTTGTGTTTCTGCTGAGACAACATTTCAGTCCTAAATCAAAAAAGCAGCAAGCCCTCTATCAAAGCACCACAGAAACTATTTGTTctataaaaatcaaagctttcttACTAATCAGACTCGACAGGATCGCAAACTCCAGATTGTCTGTAAGCTAGCAGCAGATAAAGTGGATGAGACAGGGAACATCCTCTGATTCTTGGTTTTGGTACTGTCATATATCGAGTCCCATTCTTACTCTGGAGTCAGTATGGCCAGGGGAGGACAGACCATGAAACAGTTTCTGCCTCCGATTCTCATAATAACAGACAAGTTACTCAGCCTCACCGAAATAAGCAAGAACAGATAATCTCAATCTTCTAATGAAGTTTTAAGATAACTAAGAAAAAGGCCTTGTTTACATACTATGTATTATTTCTCCTATCTATATGAAAACCACTGGGATTAAGTATCTTTTGTTGAGAACACATCAGAAGGGTAAAATGGCAGGCAGCTGAATACAAAACGCAAACGTTTTTTGACCATCAGGATAAGCAGGGACAAGAAAAGTAATCTGAAAGTATACTCACATCAGTGCTACAAGAAGTtataaaacagtgaaaagaacTTGCACTCCAAGTGTATGTGCTGTTTACTAGTAACAGCAAAAAGAAGTCTTATATCTAAATTGAACAGACTGCATTAGGGATTGACTCCTCACCTGTGGATTACCAGCCCCCTTGAAATTACCATTTTCCTTGTGAACTGTTGCCAGTACAGCTAACCTACTTAATTTCTATGGCAAGTCTCTCCCATTAAAGACTTCCCCACCATTTCCTCTATGAAGTCCTGCTTTGTAAGAGTACTTAGACCTTCAGCAATCGGCTTTTAGCTTGTCCGCATGCAGTACCCCACCTTTTCACAGAAGTAATGGGATCAACCTTCATAGTCTCTCCTTTTGCAGCAGCTGCCACAAGATGCCCCCAGCCATCTTGTCGCCAGATGCGCATTGTAATTGTTCCACCAGGGACAATATCATTGTCCTTAAACGTAGACTCATCTGGCAGATCTACTGTAGGGAgttataaaagagaagaaaagcaagtcaACATATCCTCAGAGAAGACAAggaccagtttaaaaaaaagttagatggTGACTGAATTCTTTTAGCCATGCTAGCGTTCTCTGATTTACTGTCATAATGCATCAAGGACACCTTGGGTCCCATTGTGCTAAAGCTGTGAAAACAGATACACTCCCAGCCTAGAAAAGGCTACAATATAGTGCTCTTGGGATAATGCGGTTGTAACCCACAGAAAGCTACAGTTAACATGTTAAGTACCAAGACTGTAGGAGAAAAATACTTGTGTATCCATGCACACGTGGTGTCTTTATTCTAAAAAGAAAGCATCAAGTTTGTTTGATCTAAGAAAGCGAATAGTAGGaagagttgttttgttttaaatagcaggTTTAAACAAGTTTCAGTGGCCATCTCTGCCTGTTACCTCCAAAGCCAAGTACTCCAACAGCACACATTCAGGTGATGTAATAGGAAAAACCACTGCTCCACACAATTCTAACTGTGGAGAGGTCAGCCAGAGCCTCGCTAGAGCTGTTGTAGGCTGAGGTGAGTCAGCCAGGTACTGGCATCGGCTGTTGACAAGGCTAAGCGGGAATTTGGAGGTCAGCATTTGCAATCTCTAACCTAAAGAGACCCTGTTGAGTAGACCATTATCTTTAAGGCATAGCAAAGTTAAGCATTAAGTCAAGAGCTGAAATCCAAGTGCAGTACAGTAAAAAAAGTGGAACCCTGACCTTCATCCAGAACCTAAACGTGGCCATAACTAGCAGGTAAAGAGATACTACGAGTAACCTCCAAGAATCCCAGAGGTTACAGGTTCTCACCTTCATCCAGGTACTGAAGCCGCTGGAAATGAAGGGGGATCCCAGCCAACAACTCTAAATGGGACTTAAGCTTCTTCAGAGTCAAGTCATTTTGGCAGCAAGGCAGTGAAAAGATCTCCTCAGTTTCAGCTAGACGGAGCTGCACACTAAAGGTCTGCAGGGGCCCGGAAGGCATGGCGATGAAGTGGTTCCTGACCAGGAAAAGTTCGTGAGACTGGTCTCCTAGAAAAAGCTTGGTATTGTTATAAGGATAGCGGTCTAGATCTGGTAGCAATTCTTCCCTCCCCTAGACATTCCCCTTGTTTCATCAAAGCCCTCTATGTATAGATCCCTCAATGTTCATAAGAACATTATAGTATCCAAGCAGCATAAACTGACATCACAGAAGTACAGTCTGCATGCGTGATGTAATGGCCTATCTGAACTTACCAGAGAACACCACAGGAAGTAATGCACAGAGTGATTACAGGAAGATTTTTGTTCCTGCccatcttttaatttttactaGGATGACATAAACTTACTTGGAAGACAAGCAGTAGAGAAACAAAATAGTAACTCGGGTAAATACCCAAAGTTGCCATATTTtatgttcctgttttctttgtaaaagtcTAGATCTCAATCTACATGTCTAGTCTGACATGTAATAAAAAGAACATAGGGCTGTTTAATTTGTGTTTCCAGTTTACTACACGGGGGTCTTGTGCCCTATTTGAAGCGTGTGGGTAGGCTTTaccggggggtgcaggggactGTTCATTCTCCTCACTTTTGCATCAGCTAAGATCCTGCAGAGAAAAGAGAGGGGAGGTCAGATGTTCTTTTGCAGCAGTTCTAGAGCACAGGATGGAGCAGCCAGTGAGTGTCTGCAACAGCCAAAGGGGGATTGCAGCAGCAGAAGATATAGAAGATTCCTGAGATTAGAAGCAAAACCAACAAGCCAAGTGTCTATTAttcatttcccccctccctgccactCCCCAAGGCTGAACAGCTATGCAGAGTTCGTTACCGTAGGATGTCCGACAGCAACACCACACTGAAAAAAGAGTCCCGAATGTCCTTCCAGGCTGAAGTTTGGAGAGGGAAGGATTTAAGATAAAGATTTGAATGCCAGTCTCACCCAGCACACACAAGTTCTCTTCATTGAAAACACATCTTGTTAAGAGTTTCAGTTCTGACAGAATGATTTTGGTTTCAAAGCACTTTTGGCACGCTCACTTCAAGGAAAAAGCGCAGGAAGAGCTACTTCAAATCTCTAGACAtctaatggatttttttactaCACAATACGATGAGTCCCACACTCAACCCTAGTTTGACAGGTGACAGTGTTTATGCTAGGGAGATGTTTCGTTATCCAAAAGAATACATTCACATCCCACTTACGACAAAAGGCAGTTACCACAAGTTGGTTTATAAAACAGTCACAGGATTTATTGAGATAAATACAAATAGAAAGTTACATAGATTCTCTATTCTGACAAATGAATGACACTTCCAGAGCGTCCCCACTGAACTGGGTTCTGAACAACACTGTGTACAGGCAGAACCGCCACCAGGCAGCACCCTGACAGATGCCAAGTGTGTATCACACACGAGATAGCAGCCAGTCTGAATTCTAAGCAACATGACTAACATGCTTTGGATTACAAGTGCTTGATAATCTCTGTAGCGTCCAAGCGATATTGCACCCACTAACGTTATTTTCATGTTCCTTAGCTAGAAATGTTTAAAAGTGATATTCTTACTGCCATTGTGAAAGTGGATCAGCTACCTAACTTTGCTCCAtctggctttaaaaatacatatttttgcataatttaaaCAACCCAGAGAATTGTACGTCAACACACTGCTTTAATCATCATTGCATACATTTGTCTAATACAAGACGTAAAGTGCGGTCTTTAGTCATGCTGAAATAATTtctagtttaaaacaaaaagacaaaccttGTAGAGAGTAAATCGGTTTACTAGACCTGCACGTtgtctacaaaaaaaaaccaccccaaaactaTGATGTCCCCCGTTAGTGCATGCAACTGTAGAGTTTTAACAAAAGTTTTTCCAACGCTCTACTGAAATCATATCATTTAAAACAGACATGATTTCTGGAGCCAGAGAGGTAccaaaatattgttaaaaacaaagaacttTGTTTCGCCTTTTATAGCTGGTGGCTTACTGTTTACATATATCCTAATTAAAAACTCTTAGTGAACACTAACCAAACACATTAAAACATATGGAAGCTTGTGTTCTCCAGTGGATTATTGCAAGTAAAGGTAACTATTTAAGATTATCTGACAAACAGAAACCTGGGTTGGGTTAACGTTCAAAGTATTTAATTTACATACAGTACATTTCAAACATacttacatatacacacacttaaAAAAATTTGTTCAGTGCTGAGAAATTTAGTGAACTGAtaataaacagaagtaaaaccTTGTCAGAAAGGCCTTAGAAAATTTGAACTGTTAGAAAATACCAGTATAATGCCAGCATTAGAAAAAGATATTAGAACTAGAAAAAATTAAGACTTGAGGTCTTTATTAAGAAATTGCAATCATAAAAAGTCTGTACTGAagaagcatttgttttaaattataaaaaaattgtaaaaaattaaatgtagaaTGTTGCAGTTTACAGAGCTTATACTGTTCGCTCAAATAGCAGTGATAGCAGTGGTATATTTCTGCTTGCAACTTCCAAAAAGCATTTTGTGATCTCACAAGAAAACGATTTGTTACAAATACTGTACATATTATAATACAGGACTAGTTAAACTTATACAAAACTGAGCCCTCCAAAAATACAGAACCCAGCTGAGGAACCTACTTGCTGTATTGCAGACAacccaaatttaaaacaaaagaaaaaagaaaaaagcaatttctgtaAAAACCTTCACCCATGTGAACTACTTACTAGTATAATAGTGAAATAAGGGGAAATATTTACACAGGTCTGTTTACGATAAAGTATTGTGTTCACAGAGCGAAAGTAACTGTTATTACATTAAACTATTTCTTTAGTATTTAAGCATTAGTTTTTGAACAGGACAAAGTTCCAATCCACAatctaaaaaagtaaaacttcattttccagGCCTCACATTATCTACAGATTTGGGACACAAGAGAAGACAGGATCCACCAAAAAAAATGCTAGCTTTATAATTTTTCAAACTGGTCAGAAGCTATCCGATTTTATTAACAGAACTGTGTTCTACCTGTATattctttccttcttccaaagcatctgtttaaaaacacagaagacGTCCTACTTAAGCTTCAGGATCTCAGTAACCCTCATTTGTTGTTTGCCCCGAACGTTACCATACAAACAACAGAAGTTATAGAGCAAACTGCGTCACCACCTTTCGCCTGAacatttgttggggtttttcagaATTTAGAGGTCCTTCGTTTCTTAGTGACAAAGTAGCGGGCTGTTCGGGATTTGAATGTTGGACCAGTTCAAAGGTGTTTTTTAAAGAGGTGtgtatgtaaaacaaacaaacaaaaacttaagTCTGTAAAATTCTGTAATACCCTTCTACAGATACAGCACATGTGGCAGGAACTGAATCCCTTAAATGAAGTGAACTTTGCTAGGGCGGAATGAGTAATTTTCAGTTTGGGAAATTTACAGTCTATCTACCACTACCAGAgccagcagtaacgaaaacagaCGTGTTAACACCTGTAAGGGTATAGCTCAGAAATAACAAATTAATAGAAAAGTCACAATATACAAAGAATCTTGAGCTCTCTGTGCTTTGAAAAATATCACATTATATTAAGTAAAAATGACCCATGCCTTAATTCTAGCAGAGTAACtactttataaaatgaaatgatttCTGAGCTTTTTTCCACTGATACAGAGTTAAGTTCT
The nucleotide sequence above comes from Calonectris borealis chromosome 17, bCalBor7.hap1.2, whole genome shotgun sequence. Encoded proteins:
- the ANKRD60 gene encoding ankyrin repeat domain-containing protein 60, whose protein sequence is MPSGPLQTFSVQLRLAETEEIFSLPCCQNDLTLKKLKSHLELLAGIPLHFQRLQYLDEVDLPDESTFKDNDIVPGGTITMRIWRQDGWGHLVAAAAKGETMKLAHLGVTEDFAGTTPHAELLGPEQKKEWVAHRAFVALFVASHRGHVETARFLLRHGVDLHSKTPLGRTALHAAAVAGQCDCIELLLSYGARALGPDSEGQTAVSLARLWGQKQSERTMVRFQPRKRAPGAGPPSSAVSRALQQTSGPTS